DNA sequence from the Sphingomonas sp. genome:
AGGCGAAGGAGGCCGGCTACAAGGTGAAGGCCGGCAAATTCCCGGCGATCGGCAACGGCAAGGCGATCGCGCTGGGCGAGGCCGAGGGCTTCATCAAGACCGTGTTCGACGAGGCGACCGGCGAATTGCTCGGCGCCCACATGGTCGGCGCGGAAGTCACCGAGCTGATCCAGGGCTACACCATCGCCCGCGAGCTGGAGACGACCGAGCTGGAGCTGATGGGCACCACCTTCCCGCATCCGACGCTCAGCGAAATGATGCACGAGAGCGTGCTGGCGGCTTATGGAAGGCCGCTGCATATCTGAAGGCTGCAACCGGCATTTCCGCCGCTCGTTTGAGGTGCCATGCCTGGGCTCGACAAGGACAACGTGTATCGCGAATTCGCCGAGGTGGTGAACATGACACCGGCCGAGTTGGAAGAATGGCTCAAGACCGACGAAAGCCGCAAGGTCGGCTGGAAGGGGCGGGACGGCACGGCCGCCGAAAGCGTCGGTCATGCTTCGGGGCGGCGGATCGTCGCGATCCTCGGCAGGCGGCCGGACGAACTGACCGACGACGATTACGCCCATATGCGCAAGGTGGTCGGCTATGTGCGCCGCCATCTCGCCCAGCGACCGGAGAATCAGGTCACGTCGCGTTGGCGCTACAGCCTGATGAACTGGGGGCACGACCCCATCGCCGATCGCGCGGGCGTCGCGCCGTGTCCCCCGAAGCTACCCCGTTGACCCTTTCCGCCCTCGCCGCTATAGGCCGCGTCGCTCGCGGGCCGGTCATGGAGTCTCATCCAGGCACCGTCCCAGGCGGGCGTTTTTAGAGCTGAACGCTGCTGCAATATGGAGCAAGGGCCTGGGGGGCCGGATAGGCCGCCGGGCTTCTTGCGCATTTTGTGTTGCAGTAGAGTAACTTAGGTGAAGGGTTCCAATGCCGACGATCAACCAGCTGATCCGCAAGGGTCGCGAGCCGCAGAAGGCCAAGTCCAAGGTCCCTGCGATGGAGCAGAATCCGCAGAAGCGCGGCGTCTGCACCCGAGTCTACACCACCACCCCGAAGAAGCCGAACTCGGCGCTGCGCAAGGTCGCCAAGGTGCGCCTGACCAACCAGCGCGAGGTCATCAGCTACATTCCGGGCGAGGGCCACAACCTGCAGGAGCACAGCGTCGTGCTGATCCGCGGCGGCCGTGTGCGCGACCTTCCGGGCGTGCGCTACCATGTGCTGCGCGGCGTGCTCGACACGCAGGGCGTCAAGGACCGCAAGCAGAGCCGTTCCAAATACGGCGCCAAGCGTCCGAAGTAAGGGGAGACCAGAGCAATGTCCCGTCGTCGTCGCCCCGAGAAGCGCGAAATCCTCCCCGATCCGAAGTTCGGGGATGTCGTCCTGTCGAAGTTCATGAACAACATCATGCTCGACGGCAAGAAGTCCACCGCCGAAGGCATCGTCTATGGCGCGCTCGACAATGTCGAATCGCGTGCCAAGAAGGATCCGATCGGCGTGTTCCATGAGGCGCTCAACAATGTGAAGCCGGGCATCGAGGTCCGCTCCCGCCGGGTCGGCGGCGCGACCTACCAGGTGCCGGTCGAGGTGCGTCCGGAGCGCGCCCAGGCGCTCGCCATCCGCTGGCTGATCTCCGCCGCGCGCGCCCGGTCCGAAAAGACCATGGCGGGCCGCCTGTCCGGCGAGCTGCTCGACGCGTCGAGCAATCGCGGCAACGCGGTCAAGAAGCGCGAGGACACGCACCGCATGGCCGAGGCGAACCGCGCCTTCAGCCACTACCGCTGGTAAGACAGACACCTATATTGTGGGGAGCCGGATCGCCCGGCTCCCCGCATCGCTAAGGAATTACGACATGGCCCGCAGCCATCCGCTCGAACGCTATCGCAATATCGGCATCATGGCCCACATCGATGCCGGCAAGACGACCACGACCGAGCGCATCCTCTATTATACCGGCAAGTCCTACAAGATCGGCGAGGTCCATGAGGGCACCGCCACGATGGACTGGATGGAGCAGGAGCAGGAGCGCGGCATCACGATCACGTCGGCCGCGACGACCTGCGTGTGGAAGGCGGAAGAGGGCCAGGGCCCCGAGCACCGCATCAACATCATCGACACGCCCGGCCACGTCGACTTCACGATCGAGGTCGAACGTTCGCTGCGCGTGCTCGACGGCGCGGTCGCCTGTTTCGACGGCGTTGCCGGCGTCGAGCCGCAGTCCGAGACCGTGTGGCGTCAGGCCGACAAGTACGGCGTGCCGCGCATGTGCTTCATCAACAAGCTCGACCGCACCGGTGCCAATTTCGACTATTGCGTCGACTCGATCGTCGAGCGTCTCGGCGCGACCCCGGCCGTCCTCTATCTGCCGATCGGCCTTGAGAGCGATTTCAAGGGCCTGGTCGATCTGGTCGAGCAGCGCGCGATCATCTGGCTCGAGGAGAGCCTGGGCGCGAAGTTCGAATATCAGGACATTCCGGAAGAGCTGAAGGCCAAGGCCGCCGCCGCCCGCGAGAAGCTCGTCGAGCTCGCCGTCGAGCAGGACGACGACGCGATGGAAGCCTATCTGGAGGGCAACGAGCCGGACGTCGCGACGCTGAAGGCGCTGATCCGCAAGGGCACGCTCGCCATGGCGTTCGTGCCGGTGGTGTGCGGCTCGGCGTTCAAGAACAAGGGCGTGCAGCCGTTGCTCGACGCGGTGATCGACTATCTGCCGAGCCCGCTCGACGTTCCCGCCATCAAGGGCGTCAAGCTCGACGGCGAGACCGAGGACTCGCGCCCGTCGTCCGACGACGCGCCGTTCGCGGCGCTGGCGTTCAAGATCATGAACGATCCGTTCGTCGGCTCGCTGACCTTCGCGCGCATCTATTCGGGCAAGCTCGCCAAGGGCTCCTACCTGAACTCGGTGAAGGACAAGGACGAGAAGATCGGCCGCATGCTGCTCATGCATGCGAACAGCCGCGAGGATATCGACGAGGCCTTTGCCGGCGACATCGTCGCGCTCGCGGGCCTCAAGGAGACCACGACCGGCGACACGCTCTGCGCGAAGTCGGCGCCGATCATCCTCGAGCGGATGGAATTCCCCGAGCCGGTGATCGAGCTTTCCGTCGAGCCGAAGACCAAGGCCGACCAGGAGAAGATGGGCATCGCGCTCAACCGCCTGGCCGCCGAGGATCCCTCGTTCCGCGTGTCGACCGATCACGAATCGGGCCAGACCATCATCAAGGGGATGGGCGAGCTCCACCTCGAGATCCTGGTCGATCGCATGAAGCGCGAGTTCAAGGTCGAGGCCAATGTCGGCGCGCCGCAGGTCGCCTATCGCGAATATCTGAAGAAGCCGGTCGAGCTGACCTACACCCACAAGAAGCAGTCGGGCGGCTCCGGCCAGTTCGGCGAGGTGAAGGTCAAGGTCAGCCCGGGCGAGCGCGGCTCCGGCTTCGTCTTCGTCGACGAGGTCAAGGGCGGCAACATCCCGCGCGAATATATCCCGTCGGTAGAGAAGGGCATGCGCGAGACCGCCGAGACCGGTTCGCTGATCGGCTTCCCGATCGTCGACATCGAGGTGCACCTGATCGACGGCAAGTATCACGACGTCGACTCGTCGGCGCTCGCGTTCGAGATCACGGGCCGCGCCGCGATGCGCGAAGCGGCGCAGAAGGCCGGCATCACGATCCTCGAGCCGATCATGAAGGTTGAGATCGTGACCCCGGAAGACTATCTGGGCGACGTGATCGGCGATCTGAACAGCCGTCGCGGCCAGATCCAGGGTACGGACAGCCGCGGCAATGCCCAGGTCGTCGAGGCGATGGTGCCGCTTGCGAATATGTTCGGCTACGTTAATGAGCTTCGCTCCTTCACGCAGGGACGCGCTCAGTACACGATGCAGTTCTCGCATTATGATGAAGTGCCGGCGAACGTCGCCGAAGAGGTGAAATCGAAGCTCGCCTGAGCGTGCTTCCTTGAACGTGAACAGAAAGACGAGGGTTAGGGAAAATGGCGAAAGCTAAGTTCGAGCGGACGAAGCCGCACTGCAATATCGGCACCATCGGTCACGTCGACCATGGCAAGACGTCGCTCACTGCGGCGATCACGAAGGTCCTCGCCGAGACCGGCGGCGCGACGTTCGTGGACTATGCGAACATCGACAAGGCGCCGGAAGAGCGTGAGCGCGGCATCACCATCTCGACGGCGCACGTCGAGTATGAGACCGGCGCGCGTCACTATGCGCACGTCGATTGCCCGGGCCACGCCGACTATGTGAAGAACATGATCACCGGCGCCGCCCAGATGGACGGCGCGATCCTGGTCGTGTCCGCCGCCGACGGCCCGATGCCGCAGACCAAGGAGCACATCCTGCTCGCCAAGCAGGTCGGCGTGCCGACCATGGTGGTCTTCCTCAACAAGGTCGATCAGGTCGACGATCCCGAGCTGCTCGAGCTGGTCGAGCTCGAAATCCGCGAGGAGCTCTCCAAGCGCGACTTCGACGGCGACAACATTCCGATCATCGCGGGCTCGGCGCTCGCCGCCCTCGAGGATTCGAACGACGAGATCGGCAAGCAGGCGATCCTGAAGCTGATGGCCGCCGTCGACGAGTGGATCCCGCAGCCGGAGCGTCCGCTGGACAAGCCGTTCCTGATGCCGATCGAGGACGTGTTCTCGATTTCGGGCCGCGGCACGGTCGTCACCGGCCGTGTCGAGACCGGCGTCGTCAAGGTGGGCGAGGAAGTCGAGATCGTCGGCATCAAGGACACCAAGAAGACGACCGTCACCGGCGTCGAGATGTTCCGCAAGCTGCTCGATCAGGGCGAGGCGGGCGACAATATCGGCGCGCTGATCCGCGGCGTCGGCCGTGAGGAAGTCGAGCGCGGCCAGG
Encoded proteins:
- a CDS encoding DUF3140 domain-containing protein, with amino-acid sequence MPGLDKDNVYREFAEVVNMTPAELEEWLKTDESRKVGWKGRDGTAAESVGHASGRRIVAILGRRPDELTDDDYAHMRKVVGYVRRHLAQRPENQVTSRWRYSLMNWGHDPIADRAGVAPCPPKLPR
- the rpsL gene encoding 30S ribosomal protein S12, which codes for MPTINQLIRKGREPQKAKSKVPAMEQNPQKRGVCTRVYTTTPKKPNSALRKVAKVRLTNQREVISYIPGEGHNLQEHSVVLIRGGRVRDLPGVRYHVLRGVLDTQGVKDRKQSRSKYGAKRPK
- the rpsG gene encoding 30S ribosomal protein S7: MSRRRRPEKREILPDPKFGDVVLSKFMNNIMLDGKKSTAEGIVYGALDNVESRAKKDPIGVFHEALNNVKPGIEVRSRRVGGATYQVPVEVRPERAQALAIRWLISAARARSEKTMAGRLSGELLDASSNRGNAVKKREDTHRMAEANRAFSHYRW
- the fusA gene encoding elongation factor G, with the translated sequence MARSHPLERYRNIGIMAHIDAGKTTTTERILYYTGKSYKIGEVHEGTATMDWMEQEQERGITITSAATTCVWKAEEGQGPEHRINIIDTPGHVDFTIEVERSLRVLDGAVACFDGVAGVEPQSETVWRQADKYGVPRMCFINKLDRTGANFDYCVDSIVERLGATPAVLYLPIGLESDFKGLVDLVEQRAIIWLEESLGAKFEYQDIPEELKAKAAAAREKLVELAVEQDDDAMEAYLEGNEPDVATLKALIRKGTLAMAFVPVVCGSAFKNKGVQPLLDAVIDYLPSPLDVPAIKGVKLDGETEDSRPSSDDAPFAALAFKIMNDPFVGSLTFARIYSGKLAKGSYLNSVKDKDEKIGRMLLMHANSREDIDEAFAGDIVALAGLKETTTGDTLCAKSAPIILERMEFPEPVIELSVEPKTKADQEKMGIALNRLAAEDPSFRVSTDHESGQTIIKGMGELHLEILVDRMKREFKVEANVGAPQVAYREYLKKPVELTYTHKKQSGGSGQFGEVKVKVSPGERGSGFVFVDEVKGGNIPREYIPSVEKGMRETAETGSLIGFPIVDIEVHLIDGKYHDVDSSALAFEITGRAAMREAAQKAGITILEPIMKVEIVTPEDYLGDVIGDLNSRRGQIQGTDSRGNAQVVEAMVPLANMFGYVNELRSFTQGRAQYTMQFSHYDEVPANVAEEVKSKLA
- the tuf gene encoding elongation factor Tu, coding for MAKAKFERTKPHCNIGTIGHVDHGKTSLTAAITKVLAETGGATFVDYANIDKAPEERERGITISTAHVEYETGARHYAHVDCPGHADYVKNMITGAAQMDGAILVVSAADGPMPQTKEHILLAKQVGVPTMVVFLNKVDQVDDPELLELVELEIREELSKRDFDGDNIPIIAGSALAALEDSNDEIGKQAILKLMAAVDEWIPQPERPLDKPFLMPIEDVFSISGRGTVVTGRVETGVVKVGEEVEIVGIKDTKKTTVTGVEMFRKLLDQGEAGDNIGALIRGVGREEVERGQVLAKPGSITPHTEFTSEVYVLSKDEGGRHTPFFANYRPQFYFRTTDVTGEVILPEGTEMVMPGDNVQLAVKLIAPIAMDQGLRFAIREGGRTVGAGVVASITK